A genomic region of Raphanus sativus cultivar WK10039 chromosome 6, ASM80110v3, whole genome shotgun sequence contains the following coding sequences:
- the LOC108806584 gene encoding uncharacterized protein LOC108806584 → MESLGGRGFSNTSSAATTTRKKRSTTLRRPWNERQLQDTSSLPSTPIPDYNENRMEERESDEGSTNGSFQGSSQGHSTGFLVPTIKKDSSDRVAEKNTIKKVKLKLGGGSSKVINAISASDGASDIGLCSAKSSHASLDTTSKADSSKTITYPVRKSNRISKRRGLDDDDDDEEIQFLRKVKMGKVVADVDEDEERDRKHKKLSKVMKQNVEYPLGVGKKDKTRGKAFDEEEEGLSDAEVELGNKSGRAKRREGLSELKTEITVTTRRRSGHSGNLIEFPGGLPPAPPRKRKEDGLEVDQQLKKAEAAQRRKLQVEKAARESEAEAIRKILGQDSSRKKKEDKIKKQQEDKAKEKAADSIARRSDTVKWVMGPSGTIVTFPEKLGLPSIFNSSPQSYPPPRERCAGPECKNAYKYRDSQSNLPLCSLQCYKAMKG, encoded by the exons ATGGAAAGCCTAGGAGGTAGAGGTTTCAGTAACACGAGCAgtgcagcaacaacaacaaggaagaagaggagCACTACGTTGCGGCGGCCTTGGAACGAAAGACAGTTACAGGATACTTCATCATTGCCCTCCACACCCATCCCTGACTAT AATGAGAACAGGATGGAAGAGAGGGAGTCAGATGAAGGATCAACGAATGGTTCTTTCCAAGGAAGTAGTCAGGGACACAGCACTGGGTTTCTTGTCCCTACTATTAAGAAAGATTCGAGCGACCGTGTTGCTGAGAAGAATACAATCAAGAAGGTTAAACTCAAACTCGGTGGTGGTTCATCAAAAGTTATAAACGCAATATCTGCATCCGATGGTGCTTCTGATATTGGTTTGTGCTCAGCAAAATCCTCCCACGCGTCCTTGGACACCACAAGCAAGGCGGATTCAAGCAAAACAATTACGTATCCTGTTCGAAAAAGCAACCGCATTTCTAAACGACGTggtcttgatgatgatgatgatgacgaagaGATTCAGTTTCTGAGAAAGGTGAAAATGGGTAAAGTTGTTGCTGAcgttgatgaagatgaagaaaggGACAGAAAACATAAAAAGCTGTCCAAGGTAATGAAACAAAATGTTGAGTACCCGCTTGGTGTTGGCAAGAAAGATAAGACGAGAGGAAAAGCAtttgatgaggaagaagaaggtctGAGTGATGCAGAGGTTGAGCTAGGTAATAAGAGCGGGAGAGCTAAAAGAAGAGAAGGTCTGAGTGAACTTAAGACAGAAATTACTGTGACTACTCGTCGACGTTCTGGACATAGCGGAAACCTCATTGAGTTTCCTGGTGGCTTACCTCCAGCTCCACCTAGAA AGCGGAAAGAAGATGGGTTAGAGGTTGATCAGCAACTAAAGAAAGCTGAGGCTGCCCAGAGACGTAAACTGCAAGTCGAAAAAGCAGCTAGAGAGTCAGAG GCTGAGGCAATCAGGAAGATCTTAGGCCAAGACTCTAGCAGAAAAAAGAAGGAAGATAAGATTAAGAAACAACAAGAAGACAAGGCTAAg GAGAAGGCTGCAGACTCGATAGCCCGTAGATCAGACACAGTGAAGTGGGTAATGGGTCCTTCGGGAACCATCGTAACCTTCCCAGAAAAACTTGGATTACCATCTATATTCAACTCTAGTCCTCAAAG CTATCCTCCACCGCGGGAGAGATGTGCGGGTCCAGAATGTAAGAACGCATACAAATACAGAGATTCACAATCAAACCTTCCATTGTGCAGCCTCCAGTGCTACAAGGCGATGAAAGGCTAG
- the LOC108813233 gene encoding proteasome subunit beta type-4 codes for MTFTIPIENGDSVKNAEADSQRTLYPYVTGTSIVAIKYKDGVLMASDMGGSYGSTLRYKNIERMKAIGKHSLLGASGEISDFQEILRYLDELVLNDSMWDDGNSLGPKEVHNYLTRVMYNRRNKFNPLWNTLVLGGVKNGETYLGMVSMIGVSFEDNHVATGFGNHLARPILRDEWHADLSFEDGVKLLEKCMRVLLYRDRSAINKLQIAKITEEGVTVSQPYSLKTFWEFKAFNNPTAGAEGSW; via the exons atgaCT TTTACCATTCCGATCGAGAACGGAGATTCCGTGAAGAACGCAGAAGCTGATTCCCAAAGAACACt gtACCCATATGTTACTGGGACTTCGATCGTCGCAATCAAGTACAAAGATGGGGTTTTAATGGCTTCCGACATGGgag GTTCATATGGATCCACCTTAAGGTACAAGAACATTGAGAGAATGAAGGCTATTGGTAAGCATTCTCTTCTCGGTGCCAGTGGAGAAATCAGTGACTTTCAGGAGATTCTCCGTTATCTTGATGAGCTCGT GTTGAATGATAGCATGTGGGACGATGGTAACTCTTTGGGACCAAAAGAGGTGCACAACTATCTGACCCGAGTGATGTACAACCGTCGCAACAAGTTTAACCCTCTCTGGAACACTCTCGTCCTTGGAGGTGTCAAGAATGGCGAAACTTACCTTGGCATG GTGTCAATGATTGGTGTCAGTTTCGAGGACAATCATGTTGCCACCGGATTTGGAAACCATCTCGCCAGGCCTATTCTTCGTGATGAGTGGCATGCGGATCTAAGCTTTGAAGATGGTGTCAAGCTCCTTGAGAAATGTATGCGTGTGCTTCTCTACCGTGACAGATCTGCTATTAACAAGCTTCAG ATAGCGAAGATCACAGAAGAAGGCGTGACGGTTTCTCAGCCATACTCATTGAAGACATTTTGGGAATTCAAGGCGTTCAACAATCCGACCGCTGGTGCTGAAGGCTCCTGGTAA